GCCGCGCCGTTCACATCGCGCGTTGCCGCACGATGCCGCACCGGATGACGAGGCGGCGTGGGAGCGGATCGGCCAGGAGTTCGTGATCGAGGGGACGCACCTCAACACCGGCACGATCGGCTCGTCGCCGCTGCCGGTCATCGAGGCAACCATCCACCATCTCCGCGCCTTCGAGCGGATGATCGGGCAGGAGGCGGTCGATGGTGTCGCCCTGCACGCCGAGCTCGAGGCCTTTCTTGGGGCGTGGCCGGGGTCGGTGGCGATCGTGCGCAACACCACCGAGGCGATGAGCATCGTTGCGGCCGGCATCGACCTGCAGCCGGGCGACGAAGTCGTCTCGACGACGCACGAGCACATCGGCGGGCGCTGTTGCTGGGAACTGCTCGCGAAGCGACGGGGTGTGACCTACAAGACGTTCACGCCGCCACTCAATCCTATGAGCGAGGCGGAGCTGGCGGCGGCGTGGATGGCGCAGGTAACGCCGCGCACCAGAGTATTTTCCATCTCGCACGTGCTCTTCTCCACCGGCATGATCCAGCCGGTGCGGGCGCTGGTGCGGATGGCGCGTGACCGGGGCATCATCACGGTGATCGACGGGGCGCACCCGCCTGGCTTGCTCGAGCTCAACCTGCGCGACCTCGACGCGGACTTCTACGCGTCGTCGCCGCACAAGTGGCTGCTGGCGCCGAAGGGGACCGGGCTGCTGATTGTCCGTCCGGATCGGATGGAGTCGACGTGGCCGTTGGTCGGCTCCGGCGACTGGGCCGCCACCGACATCAAGCGCTTCGAGCATGTCGGGACGAGCAACGATTCGCTGCTGGCCGGACTTCGCGCCGCGGTGCAGTTTCAGCAGGCGATCGGCCGGCGGGCAGTCGAGCTCCGCGCGCGCGGGCTCGCGACGCAGTTGCACACGATGCTCGCCAAGCTGCCGCGGGTCGAGATCGTGTCACCGACGCGACCGGAGTTCCGGGCCGGGATGGTGGCGTTTCGGATGGCGGGGACGACCGCGCAGGCGTTGCAGGGGTATCTGGGCGCGCAGCGGATCAGGACACGACGGATCGCCGAGGCGAACCTCGAGTATCTCCGGTTGAGCACCCACATCTACACCTTCCCGCGCGACCTCGAGCGGACGGTGGCCTTGCTCAAGGATGCGCCGCGCGGCTGAGCGGAGCCGGTGAGGCAGTTGCTGCGCACGGGGCAGATCTCGCAGCGGGCCACGCGGGCCGTGCAGATGAGCGCGCCGAGTTCCATCAGGGCCTGATTGGTGGCCCAGGCTGAGGGGCCGCGGCGCGGGACGAGTGCCTTGGCGGTGTCCCAGAGGATGTGCTCGCCGGCGGCGCCCTTCGGCAGCTCGGGATGGAAGACGCGGCGCAGCACCCGGGCCACGTTGGTGTCGACGGCCGGTTCGGCGGACTCCCAGGCGAATGACGCCACCGCACCGGCGGTGTAGCGACCGACACCTGGCAGGGCGCGCAACGCTTCGGCCTCCTGTGGCAAATTGCCGTCGTGATCCGTCACCACGGTGCGAGCAAGAGCGTGCAGGTTCGCCGCGCGCCGATAATAGCCGAGACCGGCCCACGCTTCGCGGACCCGTTTCGGGCGTGCAGCGGCCAGATGCTGGATGGTGGGGAAGCGGTCGAGGAAGCGGTGCCAGTAGCCTTCGACCCGTGAGACCTGGGTCTGTTGCAGCATCACTTCGGAGACGAGCACCTGGTACGGATCGCGGGTGCGGCGCCACGGCAGGTCCCGGCCATGCTGGCGGAACCACGCCACGAGACGGCGCTTGAAGCGGAGGCGGTGCGTCCGCGCATCGGGGATGGACTTGGGGCTCACCGTCGGACAAGATAAGGGGGACGATGTCGAGACAGCCTGAGGGGAGGAGCCGTTGAGCGGAGTCGTCGCGCAGGTCCAGCACCGCGCCGGGCGGATCGTGCTTGACACGCTCTCGGCGGTCGGTCGCTTTGCGCAACTCGTCGCCGAAATGGGGCGCGGGCTGGCCGAGTGGCGGATCTGGCTGCCCCGCACCCGGGACGAGTGCTGGAGCATCGGCGTCGGCTCGCTCTTCATCGTGCTGCTGATCTCTTCGTTCGCCGGCGCGGTGACCGCCCTGCAGGCCGGCTATCAGTTCACCGGCAACATCCCCATCTACGTGGTCGGGTCATTGGTCACGGAGTCGATTGTGCTGGAACTCGGGCCGGTGCTCGTGGGACTGGTCCTGGCCGGACGCATCGGCGCCCGGTATGCCGCCGAACTCGGGACGATGCGGGTGACCGAGCAGATCGACGCGCTCGAATCGCTCGGACGCGCACCCTCGTCGCACTTGCTCGTGCCGCGCGTGATGGCGTGCCTGATCATGATCCCGATGCTGGTCATCATCGCCGACGTGGTCGGTGTGGCAGCGGGGTGGCTCGCGGCGAAGCAGGCCCTGCCGATTTCCGATCAGGATTTCACCTACGGCGCGCGCGTCTACTGGCGGCCGTTCGATGCCTACTATTCGATCATCAAGGCCTTCTTCTTCGCGGGCGCCATCGGGCTGATCTCCTGCTACCGCGGCTTCACGACCCAGCAAGGGGCCGAGGGCGTCGGCCGCGCCACCACGGGCGCGGTCGTCACCATCTCGGTGGTGATCCTGTTGCTCGACACGCTCCTCGCCAAGCTGTTGCTGAACTAGATGATCGAGATCAAGAACCTCGCGAAGCGCTTCGGCGCCCAGGTGATCCTCGACGGCGTGAATCTCGTCGTGCAGGAAGGGGAGACCATGGCGCTGCTCGGTCCCTCCGGGACCGGCAAGAGCGTCCTGCTCAAGCACATCATCGGCCTGATCCGGCCCGACGACGGCGAAGTGATCGTCGATGGACAGAACGTGGCCCTGCTGGGGCGCAAGGAACTCTCGGCGCTGCGTGGCACCATCGGGTACGTCTTCCAGAACGGGGCACTGTTCGACTCGATGAACGTGTACGAGAACATCCGCCTCGGCCTCACCAAGCCGGAAGAGTTCGGCAACAAGGAAATTGCCGAGGCGCGGGTGGCCGAGTGCCTGCGGCTGGTGAACCTGGTGCCTGAGACGCTCAAGAAGATGCCGGCCGAATTGTCGGGCGGGATGAAGAAGCGGGTCGGCATTGCCCGGGCGATCGCCGGGCGGCCAAAGTACCTGCTGTACGACGAGCCGACGTCGGGGCTGGATCCGGTCAACTCCGACATCATCGACGCGCTGATCAAGCGCCTCGACACCGAGCTCGGCGTCACCTCGATCATGGTGACCCACGACGTGCGCGGCGCGTTCCGCACCGCCGACCGGATTGCCCTGCTCACGGCCGGGAAGGTCGTGGCGGTGGGCACGCCGGCCGAGTTCCGCGAATCGACCGTACCCGAGGTGCGCGCCTTCCTGGAGCGCGACTTCGACAACGAGCCTCTCTGACCATGAGCAACTGATGCACTCCTATCACAAGGAAGCCACCGTCGGCGCCGTCGTCATCGTGGCCATCGCTGCGTTCATTGGCGGAACCCTCTGGCTGCGCGGGAAGTCGATCGGCACGCCCGAGCTGAACGTGGTCTTCGCCGACATCGGCAACCTCAAGGAGGGGGCGCCGGTGCGCATCTCCGGGGCCCCGGTGGGCCGCGTCGAGGAGATCGTGTTCGAAGGCGTCGGCAAGGTGCGCGTCGGCGTGGTCTTCTCGGTCGACAACATCACGCCGGCCGCGACGGCGCGCGCCTCGATCGGCTCGATCGGGATGCTCGGCGACGCGGTGATCAACCTCGACCCGGGGCAGGGCGCCCCGCTGGCCCGTGGTGCCACGATTCAGGGGACGACCGAGGTGGGCCTGTTCGACAAGGGCGCCGTGCTGGCCGATCAGGCCACGATCGCCATGACGTCGCTGAACAAGATGCTCGACACTGCGCTGGTGGTGGAGCTGCGGCAGACGCTCGCCGCGAGCCAGCGCTTGCTGAGCTACTACGGCGACTCAAAGAACGGTCCGACCGCCGAAGTGAACGCCACGATGCGGGCGTTGCGGACGACCTCCGCCCGGCTCGACTCGACGCTCGCCGGCGTCGACGCCCCGGCGCTCCAGGCGCGGCTCGACACCACCATGCGGTCGGCGGGGAACCTCTCCGACCGGCTGGCGGCCACCAGTACCCGGGTCGATGCCATGCTGGCCCGGATCGAGCGCGGGGAAGGGACCCTCGGGAAGCTCGCCAGCGATACCCTGCTCTACAGCGACCTTCGGCGCACGATGAAGGCAACGGCCGACCTGATCGACGAGATCAAGAAGAACCCCGGCAAGCTGGGCATCACCATCCGGGTCTTCTAGGGAACCTGCCCCCGGTCGGTGGCGTATCCGAGGTTAGACTTTGGGGCGGCCCATCCGGTCGCCCCGTTCGTTGCGCGCCAATTCCCGGGAGTTCCCGTGTCCGACATGCAGCAGCACATCCGCGGCATCCTCCTCGCCCTGGGCGAGGACCCCGACCGTGACGGCCTTCAGAAGACGCCGGAGCGGGTCGAGAAGGCGATGCAGTTCCTCACCCAGGGGTACCAGCAGAGCGCCGAGAAGGTGATCGGCGACGCGCTGTTCGAGGAGACGCACCACAACATGGTGCTGGTCCGCGACATCGAGTTCTACTCGATGTGCGAGCACCACATGCTGCCGTTCTTCGGGAAGGCGCACGTCGCCTACATCCCGGGGGGGAAGATCGTCGGGCTGTCGAAGATGGCGCGGGTGGTGGACGTGTTCGCGCGTCGCCTGCAGGTGCAGGAGCGGATGACGGACCAGATCGCCGACGCACTCGGCCAGCAATTGCAGCCGCGGGGCGTCGGCGTGGTGATCGAGGCGCAGCACCTCTGCATGATGATGCGCGGCGTGCAGAAGCAGGACAGCAGCACGATCACCTCGGCGATGCGCGGCGCCTTCCTCGACGACGCCGCGACGCGTGAGGAATTCCTCCGACTGGTGCACAGCCGCTCGCGATGATCCAGATCACCTTCCTTGGCACCAGTGCCGCGGTCCCGACGGTGGATCGCAACGTCGCCGCCCTGATGATCCAGCGGGCCGGCGAGTCGCTGCTGTTCGATTGCGGCGAGGGAACGCAGCGGCAGATGATGCGCTACGGCACCGGCTTTCTGGTGAACGAGATCTTCCTCACGCACTACCACACCGACCATACCCTCGGCATCCCGGGCCTGCTGCGCGGGATGTCGATGCAGGCGCGCACCGCACCGCTCCGCTTCTACGGCCCGCGAGGCGCCGAACGGACGATCGGTCAGCTGGTGGCGCTCGGGATGGATCGGACGAAGTTCGAGGTCGAGATCACCGAACTGAAGCCGGGCGACGTGCTGTCGCGCGGCGACTACGACCTGGTGGTCGGCGAGGCGGCGCACCGTGGCGAATGCCTGGCGTATGCGCTGGCTGAGCATGAGCGGCTCGGGCGATTCGATCCCGACTTGGCGCGGTCGCTTGGCATCCCCGAGGGACCGCTCTGGGGGAAGCTGCATCGTGGCGAGGCGGTGCCGGATGGCACCGGCCGGATGGTGACGTCGGAGACGCTGGTCGGTCCGTCGCGCCGCGGTCGCAAGGTGGTGTACACGGGCGACACGGTGCCCTGCGAGAGCGTGCGCACCCTGGCTCAGGGCGCGGACCTGCTGATCCACGAAGCGACGTTCGGCGAGGACGAAAAGGAGCGCGCCCTCGAGACGCGGCACAGCCTGGCGCGCGAGGCGGCGATGGTGGCCCGCGACGCAGGCGTCCGCCAGCTCTACCTCACCCACATCTCGGCGCGGTACAGCCGCGAGGCTCCCGAGCTTGCGGCGCAGGCGCGCGCGGTGTTTCCCGATACCACGATTGCACGGGACGGGATGATCGTCGAGGTCGGGTTCGGGGACGACGCGAAGTTGTCCTGAGCGATGCGCGCCAGCCGCGCGCAGTCGGCCCTGGCGCCCGCAGGGCGGCGGGGCCTCCGAAGCCGCGGTACTCGGTACTCCCGGCGGGCGGGCCCGACCTGGGGGCTCCGGTCTCGCGTGTTCCAAGCGTCTTCGCCGCGGCGCCCTTTCGGGCGCGGCAGGCCGCGCCCCGGGGGCGCCGCAATCGGCACGTCCGGCGGAGGGGAGGGCTCGACGACACGGAACCCGCTCGTCCGGCCCCCCAGCGCCGGGCCCGCCGAGGATCTGTTGTGATGTTGGGGGGCGCGCGGAGTCGGGGTCGTTGACGCGAGGACCGTCCAGTCGCTCGCCGGGTGACCATCGGTCAATCGGGCCGGCGCCCGGCCGGCGTGCGACGTCGGACCGCAGCGTCAGCGAGCCCCGAGCCGTGCGCCCCGAACGGCGTGAAAGTCACCCCATGCTTCGGACATACCGCTCCACGTCGAACTTGCCGGACGCCGCCTTGAGGGACATGTAGCGCACGGTGCCGAAGACCGGCCGACGGTAGAATGGACGGTCGAACTTCCCGAAGCACCAGAGGATGCCACCGTAGCTGTTCGGGTCGCGGCCATCGAGTGAGTACTTGTTGTTGAGGTGTTCCAGGAGCCGCATCGCGCGCTCCGGGTTTTCGGTCCAGCCGATAATGCTCTTCCCCCACAACATCCGCATGTAGTTGTGCATCCAGCCGTCGCGCAGGTAGGAGCGCTGCGCGGCGTTCCAGAGATCGTTGTCGGTCCGCGCAAACTCCAGCTCGTCGTCGCGGTAGAGGGTTCGCGGGTCATCGCTGTGGTCCGACAGCTCCTTCTGGGCCCACTCCGGCACGGCGGCCATGGTGCGGTGCCTCGGCTCGAAGCGGCAGAGGTTGAACGCGAGCTCGCGCCAGGTGAGGGTCTCGTCGAGAAACTTGTCGTACTGCTCTGACGGCCCCTCCGCCTTGGCGGTGAGCAGCATCTCGTGCACCGAGACGTGCCCGAAGTGGAGCCACGGCGACAGCTTCGAGGTGGCATCGACATTCGGGTCGTTGCGCTCGAGGTAGCGCGGCAGGCCGTGTTCCGCGAACCAGTCGAGCCGAGTGCGCGCGGCCACGCTGCCACCGCGCCAACCGCGCGCCGGTGCCACCGAATGGTCAATCGGACAGCCCGCGACCAGCGCCGCGATCCGTTCCTCAGTCACGACCGTCGGCTCGAACGGCAGTGACACTGGGGTGGTGTGGCGCGGCGTGCTGTTCGGCACCGGCTGCAGCCAGCTGTCGAGGTCCTTCATCAGCACCGGGCGAATGTGCCGAGCACCACTGAACGCCTTCTCCAACGACTGGGCCGGCACCACGGTCGCGGAATCGACCGCCACCACCGGCGCATCGATCGCCTCGCGCAACTGCTTGAGCTGCCGCGGCATGATGAAGGTCGGGAACCAGTCGGTCACCACCAGCGAGGCACGGGCGGCCAATGCCTTCAGGTTGGCGTGATGATCGACGCCCTTGCCCTGCACCCGCTGGTCGAGGAAGTGGGCGAACTGGATCCCTTTCTTGGCGAACCCCGCCGCCATGTCGATCACCCCTTCGAGCATGAAGGTGTGGAATCGGTCACTCGCCCATGGGTAATCCGGCCGCAATGAGAAGTAGGCGAGCACCGGCACGCCGAGTTCATCCGCCTGCTCGATGGCATACTCGAGGGCGAAGTTGTCGTGCGCGCGCTGCGTGACCTGGATCCAGTACAGGACGAATTCGCCCCCCGCGCGGGGGCGGAGGTGGGAGGCGCCGGCGGGGAGCCAGAGACGGGAGTCGGCTAACGGTGCGGAGGTGGGCATTGTGAGTGTGACCAGTGACCTGTGACCTGTGACCTGTGACCTGTGATGCGGTGATTCGTGCCGCTGCGCGGCCAGGTGCGCCGCTGGCATGTGGGTACCCCGGAGAGCCTTCAGGGATGCGTGATCACCGATCCCTCAAGGCGTGGGAGCATGCTCGGGTGCTGAGCCAGGCAGCCCACCAGTTCTCGGTTCGGGTTTGGCACCCGACTCTCGGGCCGGCGTTGGATCAACTCCGGCGCTCTTCCCTGTCCGTTCGGTTGAATCTCGTGGAAGGGTACTCATGGCGGCCGAGCCCTCGCTGGCTACATCACCTGAGAATCGCGATGGGTTCGGCGGTCGAAACGACCGAGTGCCTCCGCTTCCTTGAGGAGGTTGGCGCTCTCTCGGCGCAGGAGGCGATGCTACTGCTCGGGGAGGCGCGCGTTGTGGAGCGGCTGATTTGGGGGCTCCTCCAGCGCGAGCGCGGCCCACAAGGACCCCGCTAGGACCCAAACCCTGGTCACAGGTCACTGGTTACAGGTCACCGGGCAAGGCGCCCAGACTTGCTCCAGCCCCCCTGCCTCTCATATCTTGTCGGCCCCAACAGGGGGCTGTAGCTCAGCTGGGAGAGCGCTGCATTCGCATTGCAGAGGTCAGGGGTTCGAACCCCCTCAGCTCCATCTGCCCGATCCGGTCCGCCGGTTCGGGCATTGTTTTTGCCCCCCAGCTGGGCATGTCGCCCAAGCTCCTCGCCCTGACCACAACTGCCTCCGCCCTGAATCGACCCGTCGAGCCCCGACCGGTCGAGCCGTCGGCGCCCGCTGTCTCCCGGATTGCCTCGTCTCTGGACGGGGTGGCCGGGGGGCAGGCGGGTGCCACCCCCCTTCAGGTCCTGCCCAATTCCCGGGCGACCAAGGGGACGTCCATTCGGGCGCTTCGCGAGGATCCGTCCCCCGAGGGGGTCCGGCTGTCAGAAGTTGTAGGGGCGCTCTCCTTTGCCCTGGACCTCACCGAGGGCCAGCCGTTGGGGCACGCGGTCCGTACCACCCTTATTGGGATGCGGATCGCGGACCACCTCGGCCTCGCCGATGAACAGCGTTCGGCCCTCTTCTATACCCTCCTCCTCAAGGACCTCGGCTGCTCGTCCAATGCCGCCCGGCTCTCCTCCCTCTTCGGGGCGGACGATCGCCTGGTCAAGCATGCCTACAAGCTGACCGACTGGACCTCGACCTCCGACACCGCCAAGTACGTCTTCAAGTACTCGATGCCGGGGAAGTCGAAGGTCGCAAAGGCGTGGCGCACGCTGATGATCGGGCTCCGGAAGGAAGAGACCGAGGCCGAGGTGATCCAGACGCGCTGCGAGCGCGGCGCCGAGATCGCGCGGATGCTGCACCTGCCGCGTGGGGTGGCCGAGGGGATTCATTCACTTGACGAACATTGGGACGGCAACGGCAAGCCGTTCGGGACGCGCGGCTCGGGGATCCCGATGCTGTCGCGGATCGCCTGCCTGGCGCAGACCATGGAAGTCTTCGTCTCCTCGTTCGATGTCCGCACCGCGTACGAGATGGCGCATGCACGGCGTGGTCGCTGGTTTGACCCGGTGCTCGTCGATTGCCTCGACGCCTTCCAGATGGACAGCGAGTTCTGGGGCGGCCTGCAGCATGCCGACTCGCTCGCGGCGTTGCACGCCAAGGAGCCCGAGGATCAGGTGATCCGGCTCGACGACGCACAGCTTGACACCGTGGCTGAGGCGTTCGCGCGGGTGATCGACGCGAAGTCGCCGTTCACCGCCACGCATTCGCAGAACGTCGCCATCCTCTCGGTGCGAACCGGTGAGGCGATGGGTCTCGACGCGCGCGAGCTGCGCACGCTCAAGCGCGCCGCGCTGCTGCACGACATCGGCAAGCTCGGCGTGAGCAACACGATCCTCGACAAGCCGGCCGCCCTCGACGACATCGAGTTCGAGTCGATGCGGCAGCACACCCGCTTCTCGCTCGAGATCCTCAAGCGCGTCTCCCGCTTCCGGCAGTTTGCCGCGACGGCGGCGGCGCACCACGAGCGGCTCGACGGCACCGGCTATCACCTGGGGCTGAAGGGCGACGAGATCGGCAAGCTGGCGCGGATTATCGCTGTCGCCGACGTGACCGAGGCGATCTCGGCTGACCGGCCGTATCGCTCGGGGATGCCGTTGCCGCAGGCGATCGGCGTGCTCGACGCGCTGGTGGCGAAGCAGCACCTCGACCCCGCCGCAACGGAAGCGCTCAAGGGGTGGTTCACCTGCCTCCCGGGGGCGCTCCCCCGGCAGGAGACCATGGCCGCCTAGGCCGTTCCGCCCCGACGCGCTGGCCTCCGGGCAGCGGGAGCCTTCCATCCCCTGATCGGTTCACCGTTGCGAGGGCCCCATGGCGGCGAATCGTGCTGGCTGTGCTCTTCGTGTCGATCGCTGCGTGCAGCAAGCCCGCCGACGACGCGAGCAAGGACGCCGCTGCCGTGCCACCTGCCGCGAACGCAGCGGCCGACCGCGTCGCGCCGGTCGACTTCGGGCACGAGGAGCTCGAGGCATACGAGAAGGGGATCATCGCCGAGACGGAGCTGGCGGTCGCCGCCGAAGCGAAGGCCGCGAGTGCCGCGACCCCGGAGGCCCGGGCGGACGCCGGGCAGGCGAAGTGGGAGTCGGCGACGATCCCCGAGGCGGCCAAGGTGGTCGGGTTGAGCGAGGGGCGCTACCGCGAGGTCCGCGGCGCGATCAACCGGGCGTTCGAGAACCTCGACTACCAGGGGAAGATCGACGGGCCGATGGCGATGGACACTATTCTGGCGTCGCCCCCGCTCAAGGCGCGGCTGACGGCCG
The Gemmatimonadota bacterium DNA segment above includes these coding regions:
- the rnz gene encoding ribonuclease Z, coding for MIQITFLGTSAAVPTVDRNVAALMIQRAGESLLFDCGEGTQRQMMRYGTGFLVNEIFLTHYHTDHTLGIPGLLRGMSMQARTAPLRFYGPRGAERTIGQLVALGMDRTKFEVEITELKPGDVLSRGDYDLVVGEAAHRGECLAYALAEHERLGRFDPDLARSLGIPEGPLWGKLHRGEAVPDGTGRMVTSETLVGPSRRGRKVVYTGDTVPCESVRTLAQGADLLIHEATFGEDEKERALETRHSLAREAAMVARDAGVRQLYLTHISARYSREAPELAAQARAVFPDTTIARDGMIVEVGFGDDAKLS
- the folE gene encoding GTP cyclohydrolase I FolE, with amino-acid sequence MQQHIRGILLALGEDPDRDGLQKTPERVEKAMQFLTQGYQQSAEKVIGDALFEETHHNMVLVRDIEFYSMCEHHMLPFFGKAHVAYIPGGKIVGLSKMARVVDVFARRLQVQERMTDQIADALGQQLQPRGVGVVIEAQHLCMMMRGVQKQDSSTITSAMRGAFLDDAATREEFLRLVHSRSR
- a CDS encoding MCE family protein, translated to MHSYHKEATVGAVVIVAIAAFIGGTLWLRGKSIGTPELNVVFADIGNLKEGAPVRISGAPVGRVEEIVFEGVGKVRVGVVFSVDNITPAATARASIGSIGMLGDAVINLDPGQGAPLARGATIQGTTEVGLFDKGAVLADQATIAMTSLNKMLDTALVVELRQTLAASQRLLSYYGDSKNGPTAEVNATMRALRTTSARLDSTLAGVDAPALQARLDTTMRSAGNLSDRLAATSTRVDAMLARIERGEGTLGKLASDTLLYSDLRRTMKATADLIDEIKKNPGKLGITIRVF
- a CDS encoding four helix bundle protein, producing MRDHRSLKAWEHARVLSQAAHQFSVRVWHPTLGPALDQLRRSSLSVRLNLVEGYSWRPSPRWLHHLRIAMGSAVETTECLRFLEEVGALSAQEAMLLLGEARVVERLIWGLLQRERGPQGPR
- a CDS encoding ATP-binding cassette domain-containing protein, which codes for MIEIKNLAKRFGAQVILDGVNLVVQEGETMALLGPSGTGKSVLLKHIIGLIRPDDGEVIVDGQNVALLGRKELSALRGTIGYVFQNGALFDSMNVYENIRLGLTKPEEFGNKEIAEARVAECLRLVNLVPETLKKMPAELSGGMKKRVGIARAIAGRPKYLLYDEPTSGLDPVNSDIIDALIKRLDTELGVTSIMVTHDVRGAFRTADRIALLTAGKVVAVGTPAEFRESTVPEVRAFLERDFDNEPL
- a CDS encoding A/G-specific adenine glycosylase, which translates into the protein MLQHSSRVRGSQIRHSASPRPISATSCAKRPTAESVSSTIRPARCWTCATTPLNGSSPQAVSTSSPLSCPTVSPKSIPDARTHRLRFKRRLVAWFRQHGRDLPWRRTRDPYQVLVSEVMLQQTQVSRVEGYWHRFLDRFPTIQHLAAARPKRVREAWAGLGYYRRAANLHALARTVVTDHDGNLPQEAEALRALPGVGRYTAGAVASFAWESAEPAVDTNVARVLRRVFHPELPKGAAGEHILWDTAKALVPRRGPSAWATNQALMELGALICTARVARCEICPVRSNCLTGSAQPRGASLSKATVRSRSRGKV
- a CDS encoding deoxyribodipyrimidine photo-lyase, producing the protein MPTSAPLADSRLWLPAGASHLRPRAGGEFVLYWIQVTQRAHDNFALEYAIEQADELGVPVLAYFSLRPDYPWASDRFHTFMLEGVIDMAAGFAKKGIQFAHFLDQRVQGKGVDHHANLKALAARASLVVTDWFPTFIMPRQLKQLREAIDAPVVAVDSATVVPAQSLEKAFSGARHIRPVLMKDLDSWLQPVPNSTPRHTTPVSLPFEPTVVTEERIAALVAGCPIDHSVAPARGWRGGSVAARTRLDWFAEHGLPRYLERNDPNVDATSKLSPWLHFGHVSVHEMLLTAKAEGPSEQYDKFLDETLTWRELAFNLCRFEPRHRTMAAVPEWAQKELSDHSDDPRTLYRDDELEFARTDNDLWNAAQRSYLRDGWMHNYMRMLWGKSIIGWTENPERAMRLLEHLNNKYSLDGRDPNSYGGILWCFGKFDRPFYRRPVFGTVRYMSLKAASGKFDVERYVRSMG
- a CDS encoding aminotransferase class V-fold PLP-dependent enzyme; its protein translation is MTITRRDLLALATAMPAFGGLAQARLPRRSHRALPHDAAPDDEAAWERIGQEFVIEGTHLNTGTIGSSPLPVIEATIHHLRAFERMIGQEAVDGVALHAELEAFLGAWPGSVAIVRNTTEAMSIVAAGIDLQPGDEVVSTTHEHIGGRCCWELLAKRRGVTYKTFTPPLNPMSEAELAAAWMAQVTPRTRVFSISHVLFSTGMIQPVRALVRMARDRGIITVIDGAHPPGLLELNLRDLDADFYASSPHKWLLAPKGTGLLIVRPDRMESTWPLVGSGDWAATDIKRFEHVGTSNDSLLAGLRAAVQFQQAIGRRAVELRARGLATQLHTMLAKLPRVEIVSPTRPEFRAGMVAFRMAGTTAQALQGYLGAQRIRTRRIAEANLEYLRLSTHIYTFPRDLERTVALLKDAPRG
- a CDS encoding ABC transporter permease; translated protein: MLLISSFAGAVTALQAGYQFTGNIPIYVVGSLVTESIVLELGPVLVGLVLAGRIGARYAAELGTMRVTEQIDALESLGRAPSSHLLVPRVMACLIMIPMLVIIADVVGVAAGWLAAKQALPISDQDFTYGARVYWRPFDAYYSIIKAFFFAGAIGLISCYRGFTTQQGAEGVGRATTGAVVTISVVILLLDTLLAKLLLN
- a CDS encoding HD domain-containing protein; the encoded protein is MRIADHLGLADEQRSALFYTLLLKDLGCSSNAARLSSLFGADDRLVKHAYKLTDWTSTSDTAKYVFKYSMPGKSKVAKAWRTLMIGLRKEETEAEVIQTRCERGAEIARMLHLPRGVAEGIHSLDEHWDGNGKPFGTRGSGIPMLSRIACLAQTMEVFVSSFDVRTAYEMAHARRGRWFDPVLVDCLDAFQMDSEFWGGLQHADSLAALHAKEPEDQVIRLDDAQLDTVAEAFARVIDAKSPFTATHSQNVAILSVRTGEAMGLDARELRTLKRAALLHDIGKLGVSNTILDKPAALDDIEFESMRQHTRFSLEILKRVSRFRQFAATAAAHHERLDGTGYHLGLKGDEIGKLARIIAVADVTEAISADRPYRSGMPLPQAIGVLDALVAKQHLDPAATEALKGWFTCLPGALPRQETMAA